DNA from bacterium:
CTCGCGTTTGGCCAAGGAGGCCAAACCATATCCCTTTTTAAGCTCCGAATCCAACACCGCTCGAACGGCACTGAGCTGTCCTTTACCTCCATCGATCAGGAAGAGGTCCGGAGGTTGATTTCCCTCCCTTTCCAGGAGTTTTAAATAGCGCCGCATCATCTCCTGGTGGGAACGAAAATCATCCTGTCCTTCCAATTCCTTGATCCTGAACTTCCGATACCGGTCTTTTTCAGGCGCCCCATCACGAAAAAAAACGGCGGAGCCGACCGTATAAGATCCCTGAAGGGTCGAAATGTCGAAACAAGCGATCCCCCGCGGCAGATTTTTCAGGCCCAATAGTTCTTGGATCTCTTTCAGAATGTTCGTCCGTTGTGTTTCCTCTTTCAAGGCGGCCAGCACATTCTGTTCGGCCATCCCCATCAAATCCTTGCGCCAATCCTTTTCAGCACACTGGATACGAACGTCCGATCCCTTCTGGACTGTCAACCACCTTTCGAGCGATGGCTCACAGGCCCAATCCCGTGGAACGAGCACCTCATCCGGAAGGAACATCCCCGGCAAGTAATATTGACGAAGGAAGATAGGAAAGACATTTTCCAGTGTTTCCTCCAATTCATTCTCGACCTGCAACTTGATATGGCCGATCACCTTGCCTTGGCGCACTTGAATGACGGAAACGAACACCTTGCCCAAGCCCATGGCCAAGGCGAAGACGTCCACATCTTTCTTATCCGGACTGAGCACGGCATAATTGCGCTGCATTTGGGAAATGGATTCCAAAAGGTCCCGGAGCTTGGCGGCCTCCTCATATTCCTGGCGCTCCGAGGCCTTCAACATTTCGCTCCGCACATGATCCATCAGGTCATCGTGTTTTCCCTCGAGGAACCATTGGACCCGCTTGACCAACTGTCCATAAGCCGCTTTCTGGATCAACCCGACACAAGGGGCGGGACATTGTTTGATCTGGTAGCTCAAACAGGCCTTTTCCGCGCGCCCGTCGATGTCCAAATCGCAATCCCGGATGTTGAAATAGCGGTAGATCATCTTCACGATCTCCCGGAGTTTGAGGTTGGGATAAGGACCGTAATATTTGGCTCCATCGCCGGAAGGCCGCCGAGAGATGAGGACCCGAGGAAAATCCTCGAACGTCGTCAACTTCAAATAGGGATAGCTTTTATCGTCCCGCAACAGGACGTTATAGCGGGGATGATGCTTCTTGATGAGGTTGCTCTCCAAGAGGAGCGCTTCGTTCTCATCGGCCGTTAGGACGAAATCCAATTGTTTCGCCTGGAAAACCAGAGCACGGACCTTGGGGCTTTCGAGCCCTTTTTGATTGAAATAGGAGGAGGTCCTCTTTTTGAGTGAAAGTGCCTTGCCGACATAAAGGACCTTATCCCCGGGTCCTTTGAACAGATAGACCCCCGGTGAATCCGGAAAGGATGCGGAGCGGGCCTTTAGCCTCTCAAGGTCGGATGCATTTTCATTTGAGGACAATTAAAACCTCGATCGCAGAGAAAGGCGGCCCATCGTCGAAATCAAGTCGGGCTCTTGATCCTTTCCCTCAACTGCCTGATCTGATCCCGCAGTTCGGCGGCCTTTTCATATTCATACTTTTGGGCGAACTGCACCATCTCCTTCTCGAGCGCCACGATCTTACGCGGGATGGCCTCAGGCAACAAATACACCTCATCCCGGGATTCGGCGGCTATGGGAACCGTGTAATAGTCGGCTTCATAGACCGTGGTCAACAGTTCCCGGATCTGTTTTTTGACGGTGGCGGGAGTAATGCCATGGGCCTTGTTATATTCAGCTTGTAAGGCTCGGCGGCGTTGGGTCTCCGCCACGGTCTTCCGGATGGATTCGGTGCTTTTGTCGGCATAAAAAAGGACCTTCCCTTCCACGTTCCGGGCCGCACGGCCGGCGGTCTGCATCAAGGACACTTCGGATCGAAGGAACCCTTCCTTATCGGCGTCCAAAATGGCCACCAAACTGACCTCCGGAAGGTCCAACCCTTCCCGAAGGAGATTCACCCCGACCAAAACGTCGTAAGTACCCAACCGAAGGTCCCGGATGATACGGATTCGGTCCAAGGTCTCCACATCCGAATGAAGGTAGGCCACCTTGACGTTCAATTGTTTCAGGTAATTGGACAGGTCTTCGGCCATTTTCTTGGTAAGGGTCGTCACCAATACCCGCTGTTGCTTCTTGACCCGGTCCCGTACCTCCCCGATGAGGTCGTCCACCTGGGTAACGGCGGGCCGTATCTCCACCTCCGGGTCCATGAGGCCGGTAGGACGGATGATCTGCTCGACAACCCTTCCATTGGACCTCTTCAATTCGTATTCCGAAGGAGTGGCCGAAACATAAATGATCTGGCCTGTCTTCTTCTCGAATTCCTCGAAACGAAGGGGGCGGTTGTCGAAGGCACAAGGCAAGCGAAAACCGTAGTCCACCAGGTTCCTTTTCCGGGCGTGATCGCCATTGAACATGGCCCTCAATTGAGGCAAGGTCGCGTGGGACTCGTCGATGAAGGTCAGGTAATCCTTGGGAAAGTAATCCATCAAGGTATAGGGCGGCTGTCCTGGCTGGCGGCCATCGAAATGACGGCTGTAATTCTCGATCCCGGTGCAATATCCCATCTCTTCGATCATCTCCAGGTCGTACAGCGTGCGCTGTTCCAACCGTTGAGCTTCCACCAATTTGTCCGCCTTCTTGAGCTCTTGCAACCTTGTCCGGAGTTCCTCCCGTATATTGAAAACAGCCCCCTGTAGCACGTTATGAGGCACCACATAATGTTTGGCGGGATAAATGGCCAGGACCGTCCGATGGTTGATGGCCTTACCGGTCACCGGGTCTATCTCGGAGATCTTCTCGACCTCGTCGCCGAAGAATTCGATACGGAAGGGGTTCTCGCCGTAAGCCGGGAATATCTCGATCACATCGCCCTTGACCCGGAATTTACCCCGGCTGAAATCGATATCGTTCCGGGCATATTGGATATCCACCAGACCCTTGAGGAAATCGGTCCGCGGAACTTCCTGCCCCTCCCGGACGACCAAATGCATCTTTTGGTAATTTTCCGGCGACCCTAAACCGTAGATACATGAAACCGAGGCCACAATAATGACATCCCGGCGTTCCTGGAGCAGGGCCGTTGCCTCCAGCCGCAGCCGATCCAACTCCATGTTGATGGAGGCGTCCTTCTCGATGAAGGTGTCCGTCGTCGGGAGATAGGCTTCCGGCTGATAGTAATCGTAGTAGCTGACGAAATAGGCCACCGCGTTCTTTGGGAAGAACTCCTTGAACTCACTATAGAGCTGGGCCGCGAGGGTCTTGTTGTGGGAGATGATGAGGGCCGGTCGTTGGACCTTTTGGATGACCTGGGCCATGGTAAAGGTCTTGCCAGAGCCGGTCACGCCCAAGAGGGTTTGGGAAGTTTGACCCTGCTCCAAATTCCGTGAAAGTTCCTCAATGGCTTTGGGTTGATCGCCCTTGGGTTTGTAGTCCGAAGCCAATTCAAAGTTCATGGATTGATTCTGAGGTTTTCAAAAATGTATTTCAAGTTGCCCAAAAACAAAAAAGCCCGCCCCTTTTGAGGAGCGGGCTTTCGCAGGACGCGGATCAGGGCAAGAGGGTAATGTTGTCCACCAGAATGTCGTAATTGGCGCTCGCTGCCAGCTGCCATTGGAGATCGGAGGCCGTCTGCGGACTGAAGGTCGTGACCGTGCCCCACCCTTGCTGAGCAAAGGTCGCGTTGTCCAATGTATAGGGGCCGAAGGTCGCCCACGAGGTAGTGAAGCTCAGATCCTTTCCATGATTGTCCGAACCATCGGCCTGGTTGTCAGGGATCTTGAACCTAACACTGGTAGTTGCGGCCGCCTTTGCAATGAACTGTATCTTGGTGATGGTGCCACCTCGGGTCAGGTCATAGTTCTTGCTGTTCGGAAGTCCCAACCCGACCCCAGAACCCCATGATGTAAAGCCCGATCCCGTGTATTCACAGGCCCAGTAACTTGGATTCCCAACCCCCGACAAATGGTCCGTGATGGCGCTCGGGAAGAAGGTGCCGCCCGACACCCCATCCAAGGGACAATTGGTCCCACCGGAACCGTCATTGTAGGTATACCAATAGCATCCCGTAAAACCAGTGGCGGTGATGGCCT
Protein-coding regions in this window:
- the uvrB gene encoding excinuclease ABC subunit UvrB: MNFELASDYKPKGDQPKAIEELSRNLEQGQTSQTLLGVTGSGKTFTMAQVIQKVQRPALIISHNKTLAAQLYSEFKEFFPKNAVAYFVSYYDYYQPEAYLPTTDTFIEKDASINMELDRLRLEATALLQERRDVIIVASVSCIYGLGSPENYQKMHLVVREGQEVPRTDFLKGLVDIQYARNDIDFSRGKFRVKGDVIEIFPAYGENPFRIEFFGDEVEKISEIDPVTGKAINHRTVLAIYPAKHYVVPHNVLQGAVFNIREELRTRLQELKKADKLVEAQRLEQRTLYDLEMIEEMGYCTGIENYSRHFDGRQPGQPPYTLMDYFPKDYLTFIDESHATLPQLRAMFNGDHARKRNLVDYGFRLPCAFDNRPLRFEEFEKKTGQIIYVSATPSEYELKRSNGRVVEQIIRPTGLMDPEVEIRPAVTQVDDLIGEVRDRVKKQQRVLVTTLTKKMAEDLSNYLKQLNVKVAYLHSDVETLDRIRIIRDLRLGTYDVLVGVNLLREGLDLPEVSLVAILDADKEGFLRSEVSLMQTAGRAARNVEGKVLFYADKSTESIRKTVAETQRRRALQAEYNKAHGITPATVKKQIRELLTTVYEADYYTVPIAAESRDEVYLLPEAIPRKIVALEKEMVQFAQKYEYEKAAELRDQIRQLRERIKSPT
- the uvrC gene encoding excinuclease ABC subunit UvrC is translated as MSSNENASDLERLKARSASFPDSPGVYLFKGPGDKVLYVGKALSLKKRTSSYFNQKGLESPKVRALVFQAKQLDFVLTADENEALLLESNLIKKHHPRYNVLLRDDKSYPYLKLTTFEDFPRVLISRRPSGDGAKYYGPYPNLKLREIVKMIYRYFNIRDCDLDIDGRAEKACLSYQIKQCPAPCVGLIQKAAYGQLVKRVQWFLEGKHDDLMDHVRSEMLKASERQEYEEAAKLRDLLESISQMQRNYAVLSPDKKDVDVFALAMGLGKVFVSVIQVRQGKVIGHIKLQVENELEETLENVFPIFLRQYYLPGMFLPDEVLVPRDWACEPSLERWLTVQKGSDVRIQCAEKDWRKDLMGMAEQNVLAALKEETQRTNILKEIQELLGLKNLPRGIACFDISTLQGSYTVGSAVFFRDGAPEKDRYRKFRIKELEGQDDFRSHQEMMRRYLKLLEREGNQPPDLFLIDGGKGQLSAVRAVLDSELKKGYGLASLAKREEEVFVPERSTPVDFRGHLKARHLLQRVRDESHRFAIGYHRTLRDRQVLTSLLQKVHGIGPARVRALLNQFGSLQGIQKAPLEDLATAPGLSRELSQKLFDFLHSSDR